TGTAAAAGATATTAAAGGGGGAATGATTAAAAAGAAACCTCTAAAATAACTCAAAGGCTTATGAAAAAAACTTTGAATAAAATGCTTCCGAAGGTTTACGGTCGGTATTTTAATTTACTTGCCCGAGCATCTAAAAAAAGAGCTGCAGAAAAAGCTTTTTATGTTTTCTGTACGGTCAGAAAGGGAAAGGTTTTACCTAATCAAAAGGAGTATTTAGATAAAGCCAAAAGTGACACCCTAACAGTAAAAGACTATACTTTACAAACCTATTATTGGCCAGGCAGCAAGGAAACCGTCCTCTTAGTTCACGGATGGGAGAGCAATACTTTTAGATGGCGTAACCTCATTACCAAACTTCAGGAAGCCGATTATAACATAATAGCTTTTGATGCTCCTGCTCATGGGTATTCTTCTGGTAAATACTTAAACGTCCCCTTATATTCAGATGGTGTACAAGCCATGATTGACAAGTATGCCCCAAAATATCTGATTGGACATTCCGTAGGAGGTATGACATTAATGTACAACGAGTTTTACCATAAAAATGAAAGCGTTGAAAAAATGGTTACCATTGGCTCTCCTTCTGAATTTTACGAAATAATGGATCATTACCAACGATTACTCGGTTTTAACATTAAAGTCCGTAAGGCCTTAGAAGCTTTTGTTTTTGACCGTTTTGGATTTACTGTAAAGGAATTTTCATCATCACGCTTCGCTGAAACAAATAGTAAAAAAGGTTTATTGTTTCATGACGAATTGGACAAGCTAGCCCCTTTCCATGCCTCGGAAGCTGTTCATGCACATTGGAAAAACAGTACTTTTATTCGCACAAAGGGCCTTGGCCATTCCATGCACCAAGAACATATAAATGACCAAATTATAGATTTTTTAAATAATTAATTCTGAAAACCATGCAAGATGTAACTCCTTTTCATATCGCCATACCCGTTCATAATTTGGACGAATGCCGCACATTCTATAGAGAAATATTAAACTGTGAAGAAGGCCGTAGTAGCGACCATTGGGTAGATTTCAATCTATTTGGACATCAATTGGTCATTCATTACAAACCAAAAGCCAACTCGGAAGACCTCCACAGCAACCCTGTAGATGGCAAAAATGTTCCTGTACCCCATTACGGTGTTGTTTTACCTTGGAAAGTTTTTGAATCTTTCTCAGAAGAGCTAAAAAACAAAAATGTTCAATTTGTAATAGAACCTTATGTACGTTTTAAAGGAGAAACCGGGGAGCAAGCTACCATGTTCTTTTTAGACCCTGCAGGAAATGCATTGGAATTCAAAGCCTTTAAAGATATGGGGCAATTGTTTGCGAAGTAAAAGAACTACCACTTTTCGGCTGCGCTCAGAGTGGTAGTTCTTTATTTCTATTGAGACCATTCTGTGGGCTTTCTTACCCAACGGTGTTTTTGTAATTCGTCAACTAACTCTTTTGGCAATCCTTTACCATCACTGGTAGCGGTATTAGCCAGAACATTGCGTTCTTTTCGCATTCCCGGAATAGTTGTCCCTATAGTTTTATTCTCTAATATAAACCGAAGTGCCATCTCAGCCATAGTCATTCCTTCCGGAATTAATGGTCGTAATGCATCTGCATGGTCCACACTAGAATTCAGGTTTTCAGGCACAAAATAAGTCCCACGCCAGTCGCCTTCAGGAAAAATGGTTTCCTTGGTCAGGTTTCCGGTCAATGTACCTTCATCAAAAGGAACACGGGCAATTACCGCAATATCCATCTCCTCGCACAGCGGAAAAAGTACGTCTTCCGGATTTTGGTCAAAAATATTATATATTACCTGAATAGCGTCTATTAACCCCGTTTTTATGGCCTTAATACCGTTCTCTGGCTCCCAACGGTTCACGCTAATTCCCATAGCTCCTATTTTCCCAGCTTTCTTCAAATCCTCAATAGCACGTTGCCACTCATCACGATGAGACCATCCATCATCCCATGTATGAAACTGCATCAAGTCAATACGCTCCATACCTAGATTCGTCAAAGTTTTTTCAGTATACTCTATGATATGGTTTGTTGGATATGAATCCTCAAATGCATATTCCGGTCTTGCCGGCCAGTTGAAATTTTTAGGCGGAATCTTACTTGCCGTATACAGTTTAGTTTTGAGATGCCTTCGAACGAGTTCACCAAGCAACTCTTCACTATGACCTTCACCGTAACCCCAAGCTGTATCAAAAAAATTGACTCCGTTTTCAACCGCAAGGTCTAGAGATTTTGCAGATTGTTCATCATCAGACTGTGTCCAGCCGGCCATTCCCCACATTCCGTATCCTACTTCACTTACTTGCCAACCGGTTCTCCCGAATCTTCTATAAATCATTCTATATTTTTAATATTATTTTATTCCTCTAAAAAGGATATTTATCTCTAATGTTGATGAAAAGCATCGGAAACAAAACCAAGAACGACCGGTAAAGATTCCCGCCAGTACGTCCAAGTATGGCCGCCATCGCGCACTCGGTATTCATGTGGAATTTTCTTTTTTGTCATGGCAATATGCACTAAACTATTGCCCTCGAACAAGAAATCATCATCACCACAATCTATATACCACCTAACGGATTTAACATCCTCTTCCGGTACGGTCTTTAACAACTCCAACGCATTATGCTTTTTGAAATATTCCTTTATTTCAGCTTCACTATACTTTACATCGCTTTGCTTTAACCGCTCTTTAAAGTCGGCAATAGTTAACGGTCCAACATAAGCACTTAATGGACAAGCCGAAGAAAAGAGTTCAGGCCGGTGCATTGCATACATAAAGGTTCCTCCTCCCCCCATGGAAAGTCCAGAAATAGCCCTGTAACGTTTTTCGGCCTTAATGCGGTACTTCTTTTCTATATGGGGCATAAATTCCTCAAAAAAGAAATCCTCATAACGCCAATCCTTTCCTTGATTAAAATAACCACGTTTACCTGTGTTGGCATCCGGCATCACAATTATCATTGGTGTGGCCGTTCCTTCTTTTATTGCATTATCCGTAATGCGCAGGACCTCTCCAAACTGTACCCAGCCTGTTTGGTCATCACCTGCCCCGTGCAGCAAATAAAGAACCGGATAGGAGCGTTGTGAAGTTTCATAATCCGGAGGCAAGTATACCGCGTACTTCCGCTCCCCTTTTAAGATTTCACTCTTTAATGTCAATTCATCGAACACCTTTCCTGTTTGACCGAAAACAGAAACACTTAGAAAAAGACCAATGAAAACTGTAGAAATTAATTTATTCATTTTTACTTCCTATTAAAACTCTCGGTAATCACCACCTAAGAATTGATTGGCTTCATCCTCGGAAAATTTAGCACTCTGCGCATCCCAATGTAAGGTCTGATTTGGAAAACGACCTGCAATTACACCCAGCAAAATGGTTTCCGTTAATCGTCCTGCATAAGAAAAAGGAGCTGTAGTCTGGCCTTTACCTAAACAAGCGTCTACAAACTGATGATAGTGCTTTGGACCTTCCGTATCATAATTACGAATAGGCTCTCCTAAATTATTGGCTTTGGAAACCTCGGCAATTTCTTTGGAGATATCCACATACTTGCCCTTTACGATTTTCTTTGGCAATTGCATAAAATGAGGTAATAACAAACGTCCTTTTTTACCAATAAACATAGCTCCTTGATCAGGTAATTGCCCTGCTCCGGCAACACCTGCATCTAACGATATGTCATTTTTTTGTTCAGCGCCATTTTTTTGTTGATTGCCGGCACCTTTGCTGTCCGGCAGTTTTAAATCTTCATGCTCTGGCGGCATTCCAGGGCCGTCATACCAAATCCATTTAAGGTTTTTAGTAGTGTATTCCGTTCCGGGAAATTCATAAGTTACCGTATTGTTCTCAGGAAAACCGTAACCGTTAGGCTCACGACATTCATTCTTAATAGTTAAGGGTACATCTAAGTTTAAAGCATTGTAGGGCGTATCAAAAATGTGCACACCCATATCCCCTAGCGTACCACAACCATAATCCAACAACCTTCTCCATTTACCAGGGTGGTAATAGCCTTCTTTATAAGGGCGCTCTTTGGAAGTACCCAACCAAAGGTTCCAATCCAATTGATCTGGAACCGGATCTTCCCCTTGAGGCTCTTCTCCGTTATAACCCCATGATTTTGGAGACCAAGCATGTACGGTATGAACCTTGCCGATTATACCGCTTTGAATTAAAAGAGTAGCCAAGCGGTAATCATAAAAAGAATGTACCTGAATACCCATTTGGGTAACCAAATTCTTTTCTTTGGCCAATTGCATCATTTTTCGGGATTCATCTACATAATGGGTCAACGGCTTCTGACAATACACAGGCTTGTTCATTTCCATTGCCATTAAAGAAGCAGGCGCATGGGTATGGTCCGGTGTAGAAACGACTACAGCGTCAATCTCATCACCCATTTCGTCTAGCATTGCCCTATAATCAAAAAACACACGTGCCCCTGGGTGCAGTTTATGTGCTTTTGCCAAGTTAACAGAATCAACATCGCATAACGCAACAACATCCACGGAACTGTGGGAAGCAATTGCATTCAAATCATCGGCTCCCATATTACCCACACCAATGTGGGCCGTTCTAAGTCGTTTGCCATTTTGAAAAGCCCATGCCGCATTGGGCAGTAAGGCGAAAGAAGATACGGCCGCTGCGCTTTTTAAGAATTCTCTTTTATTCATTTTCAAGTAGTTTGATTATTGAGGTTGTTCTCTATTTTTTTATAATTCTTTAATTTTTACATTCTTCAACCAAAGCGGACTATCATGATCTTGAAAACCGATATATCCCTTTTTAAAAGAGCCATATTTTGGTGCATCTTTCCATTTTCCTTGAGCTTTACGCTCTTCCCAGTCTTCTGACCATGGCACGAAAGACAGTAGTTTTTTTCCGTTGAGCCAATGTTCTACATTTTCTGGCGTAAAAATGATACGGGACGTATTCCACTCTCCTGCAGGTT
This genomic interval from Zobellia roscoffensis contains the following:
- a CDS encoding alpha/beta fold hydrolase; translated protein: MKKTLNKMLPKVYGRYFNLLARASKKRAAEKAFYVFCTVRKGKVLPNQKEYLDKAKSDTLTVKDYTLQTYYWPGSKETVLLVHGWESNTFRWRNLITKLQEADYNIIAFDAPAHGYSSGKYLNVPLYSDGVQAMIDKYAPKYLIGHSVGGMTLMYNEFYHKNESVEKMVTIGSPSEFYEIMDHYQRLLGFNIKVRKALEAFVFDRFGFTVKEFSSSRFAETNSKKGLLFHDELDKLAPFHASEAVHAHWKNSTFIRTKGLGHSMHQEHINDQIIDFLNN
- a CDS encoding VOC family protein, which produces MQDVTPFHIAIPVHNLDECRTFYREILNCEEGRSSDHWVDFNLFGHQLVIHYKPKANSEDLHSNPVDGKNVPVPHYGVVLPWKVFESFSEELKNKNVQFVIEPYVRFKGETGEQATMFFLDPAGNALEFKAFKDMGQLFAK
- a CDS encoding aldo/keto reductase, with translation MIYRRFGRTGWQVSEVGYGMWGMAGWTQSDDEQSAKSLDLAVENGVNFFDTAWGYGEGHSEELLGELVRRHLKTKLYTASKIPPKNFNWPARPEYAFEDSYPTNHIIEYTEKTLTNLGMERIDLMQFHTWDDGWSHRDEWQRAIEDLKKAGKIGAMGISVNRWEPENGIKAIKTGLIDAIQVIYNIFDQNPEDVLFPLCEEMDIAVIARVPFDEGTLTGNLTKETIFPEGDWRGTYFVPENLNSSVDHADALRPLIPEGMTMAEMALRFILENKTIGTTIPGMRKERNVLANTATSDGKGLPKELVDELQKHRWVRKPTEWSQ
- a CDS encoding alpha/beta hydrolase is translated as MNKLISTVFIGLFLSVSVFGQTGKVFDELTLKSEILKGERKYAVYLPPDYETSQRSYPVLYLLHGAGDDQTGWVQFGEVLRITDNAIKEGTATPMIIVMPDANTGKRGYFNQGKDWRYEDFFFEEFMPHIEKKYRIKAEKRYRAISGLSMGGGGTFMYAMHRPELFSSACPLSAYVGPLTIADFKERLKQSDVKYSEAEIKEYFKKHNALELLKTVPEEDVKSVRWYIDCGDDDFLFEGNSLVHIAMTKKKIPHEYRVRDGGHTWTYWRESLPVVLGFVSDAFHQH
- a CDS encoding Gfo/Idh/MocA family protein, encoding MNKREFLKSAAAVSSFALLPNAAWAFQNGKRLRTAHIGVGNMGADDLNAIASHSSVDVVALCDVDSVNLAKAHKLHPGARVFFDYRAMLDEMGDEIDAVVVSTPDHTHAPASLMAMEMNKPVYCQKPLTHYVDESRKMMQLAKEKNLVTQMGIQVHSFYDYRLATLLIQSGIIGKVHTVHAWSPKSWGYNGEEPQGEDPVPDQLDWNLWLGTSKERPYKEGYYHPGKWRRLLDYGCGTLGDMGVHIFDTPYNALNLDVPLTIKNECREPNGYGFPENNTVTYEFPGTEYTTKNLKWIWYDGPGMPPEHEDLKLPDSKGAGNQQKNGAEQKNDISLDAGVAGAGQLPDQGAMFIGKKGRLLLPHFMQLPKKIVKGKYVDISKEIAEVSKANNLGEPIRNYDTEGPKHYHQFVDACLGKGQTTAPFSYAGRLTETILLGVIAGRFPNQTLHWDAQSAKFSEDEANQFLGGDYREF